From the Chloroflexus aurantiacus J-10-fl genome, one window contains:
- a CDS encoding translation initiation factor eIF-2B, with the protein MDPFIAQSVAAIAADTVSGAVEIAQKCAEILARAVRSRPMADRADVQREILTVGRALIRSHPTIAPLVNLVNGLLWRLDETDESETALRLVDETTNDFRRRLHVHEAAIAETTLRLISEEATILTIGRSTTVRAALRHAQCAGRRPRVICTESRPAGEGRMLAGELAASGINTTLITDASAATQVAHCQLVLVGADLISSDGLINRVGTYPLALAAHATDVPFYTLCSSEKLLPPGYRLPPHPSMAPYQIWPDAPPGITVQTAYSDRTPLDLLTGIISERGISPPAGIEAWLAATHLHPLLRTEITEG; encoded by the coding sequence ATGGATCCATTTATCGCCCAATCCGTTGCCGCAATTGCAGCCGATACGGTCTCAGGTGCCGTAGAAATAGCCCAAAAATGTGCAGAGATACTGGCCAGGGCAGTACGTAGCCGACCGATGGCTGATCGCGCTGATGTGCAACGCGAGATACTTACCGTTGGGCGAGCATTAATTCGCAGCCACCCAACGATAGCGCCACTGGTGAATCTGGTCAATGGCTTACTCTGGCGTCTCGACGAGACAGACGAGAGTGAGACGGCGCTGCGATTGGTCGATGAAACGACAAATGATTTTCGCCGCCGCCTGCATGTCCATGAAGCAGCAATTGCTGAAACAACCCTTCGTCTGATTAGCGAGGAAGCCACAATTCTCACCATTGGCCGCAGTACAACGGTGCGAGCGGCGCTGCGTCACGCGCAGTGCGCCGGTCGGCGACCACGAGTCATTTGTACGGAAAGTCGCCCCGCTGGAGAAGGGAGAATGCTGGCCGGCGAGCTGGCCGCAAGTGGTATTAACACAACGCTTATCACCGATGCCTCAGCAGCCACACAGGTCGCCCACTGTCAGCTCGTCCTGGTTGGCGCTGATCTGATCAGTAGCGACGGCTTGATCAACCGCGTCGGAACATATCCGCTTGCCCTGGCCGCCCATGCGACTGATGTACCGTTTTACACGCTCTGTTCCAGTGAAAAACTGCTCCCCCCCGGCTATCGTTTACCACCACATCCATCAATGGCGCCATACCAGATCTGGCCAGACGCACCGCCGGGCATTACGGTGCAGACCGCGTATTCCGACCGGACACCTCTCGATTTGTTGACCGGCATTATCTCCGAACGGGGCATCTCGCCACCGGCCGGCATCGAGGCCTGGCTAGCGGCAACACATCTGCATCCTCTTTTACGCACCGAAATAACGGAGGGTTAA
- a CDS encoding BtpA/SgcQ family protein: MPPMWKEHLDRLRLRDLREMFRTAKPIIGMVHCWPLPGAPGYTGYGMQTIIEHAIRDAEALAEGGCDGLIVENMWDIPFRAGPHVPPESIAAQAVVAHAVRQAVPELPLGINLVHNGGVALLGIAIAAGASFIRVCMFTGAGVWDAGSWDEGCAADLMRRRKELHAESIKIFADVDKKHSVRFPGIDLVTHIEWTRFFGADAIIVSGRMTGDAPDIAKVRQARELAGDTPILLGSGTTEQNIAAFMEVADGVIVGSSIKQDGEIANPVDVNRVRRFVAAARGRG, encoded by the coding sequence ATGCCCCCAATGTGGAAAGAACATCTTGATCGCTTGCGTTTGCGCGATTTGCGCGAGATGTTTCGTACTGCCAAGCCGATCATCGGTATGGTTCACTGCTGGCCTCTCCCCGGTGCTCCCGGATATACCGGCTATGGGATGCAAACAATCATCGAGCACGCTATTCGTGATGCTGAAGCTCTTGCCGAAGGTGGGTGTGATGGCTTAATTGTCGAAAATATGTGGGATATTCCGTTTCGTGCTGGCCCTCACGTCCCGCCAGAGAGTATCGCTGCCCAGGCCGTGGTTGCTCACGCCGTGCGGCAGGCGGTTCCTGAATTACCCCTTGGGATTAATCTTGTTCACAATGGCGGTGTGGCTTTGCTGGGCATTGCTATTGCGGCTGGGGCCAGCTTTATTCGTGTGTGCATGTTCACCGGTGCCGGGGTGTGGGATGCCGGGAGCTGGGACGAAGGGTGTGCTGCCGATCTGATGCGTCGGCGTAAAGAGCTGCACGCCGAGTCGATCAAGATTTTTGCCGATGTTGATAAGAAGCATTCGGTACGTTTCCCAGGCATTGATCTGGTAACCCATATCGAATGGACACGATTTTTTGGCGCCGATGCAATCATCGTCTCTGGCCGTATGACCGGTGATGCACCGGATATTGCAAAGGTCAGGCAGGCACGAGAGCTGGCCGGCGATACGCCCATCCTGCTCGGCAGTGGTACTACCGAACAGAATATTGCTGCCTTTATGGAGGTAGCTGACGGGGTTATTGTTGGCAGCAGTATCAAACAAGACGGTGAGATTGCCAATCCGGTGGATGTGAACCGGGTGCGCCGGTTTGTGGCAGCGGCACGTGGCCGTGGCTAG
- a CDS encoding hybrid sensor histidine kinase/response regulator: MEEILVVDDSEHVGRMLANTVLPELGYRAAIALTGQGGLARLRAHQPDLILLDLQLPDMNGLDFLRILTQEGIDIPVILMTAHGSEMIAVEAFRLGARNYLIKPFSDTEAREAIDQALRERRLKRERDRLVGLLQQRVQELTVLTRVGKSVTALIDQRQLLDRIVEAAVYITQADEGMLFQYSDQGNELIPLAFRNVAVESPHQLRLQVTNSLAGQVIQSGKSLRLHSGVTGEPITIAPAFVVQATLQTPLQVGDRITGVLVVNHRRSNRSFSESDQYLLAALADYAAIALENARLYQAAQRNEARYRTIFTNASDMILMLDASWRIISGNQSSAQILGVAESDLVGQSLQRWCLAQEWPTIAQALQRVASGLPQPPFTVSLQRQSKELAIVEMNAQRLNVDDQAMIVCVGRDLTERRRLEQQLIQSDKLSALGQLVAGVAHELNNPLASISGYAQLLMRNRTLPEDVRADVEQIRQQADRASRIVRNLLMFAREHKPERLLVQINEVVQSTLSLQAYQLRVDNITVQLELDPELPQTLADPHQLQQVLLNLITNARQAMSEKGSGVLTIRTRNCETGDGSFIEITVSDTGIGIPAQYLDKIFNPFFTTKPVGQGTGLGLSICYGIIQEHKGQIWVESHEGIGTTVFIRLPVISTSITETSSPEQPLEIESGPRQRVLVVDDEETIRHMLQRLLGELGHQTTTVGDVDAAMKALATQPFDLVITDLRMPQKSGFDLSEAIRRTYPHLAERIIFISGDTLSTLKPEQKEQLRGKLLSKPFSIPQLAELLRNLPHRQTN, encoded by the coding sequence ATGGAAGAGATCCTTGTGGTTGATGATAGTGAGCACGTGGGGCGCATGCTGGCCAACACCGTGCTGCCAGAGCTGGGCTACCGGGCGGCAATTGCCCTCACCGGTCAGGGTGGGCTGGCACGATTGCGCGCCCATCAGCCTGACCTGATTTTACTCGATCTTCAGTTGCCCGATATGAACGGGCTTGACTTTCTCCGCATCTTAACCCAGGAAGGGATCGATATTCCGGTCATTTTAATGACTGCTCACGGATCCGAAATGATTGCGGTTGAAGCATTTCGCCTTGGTGCCCGCAATTATCTCATCAAGCCCTTTTCCGATACTGAAGCCCGTGAAGCGATTGACCAGGCTCTACGCGAACGGCGCCTGAAGCGTGAACGAGATCGCCTGGTTGGTCTCCTCCAGCAGCGGGTGCAAGAGTTAACTGTTCTTACTCGCGTTGGCAAATCGGTCACTGCGCTGATTGATCAGCGTCAATTGCTGGATCGGATCGTGGAAGCGGCTGTCTATATCACGCAGGCCGATGAGGGAATGCTCTTTCAATACAGTGATCAGGGGAACGAACTCATACCCCTGGCATTCCGTAATGTCGCCGTTGAGTCACCGCACCAGCTCCGTCTCCAAGTTACAAATTCGCTGGCAGGTCAGGTTATTCAAAGCGGAAAATCACTACGCCTGCACAGTGGTGTGACCGGTGAACCGATCACTATTGCACCGGCATTCGTCGTTCAGGCAACACTCCAGACACCATTGCAGGTTGGAGATCGGATTACCGGCGTCCTGGTTGTCAATCATCGCCGAAGCAATCGCAGCTTCAGTGAGAGCGACCAGTATCTGCTCGCTGCCCTGGCCGACTATGCAGCGATTGCGCTCGAAAACGCTCGCCTGTACCAGGCAGCACAGCGGAACGAAGCACGTTATCGAACCATCTTTACCAACGCCTCCGATATGATACTGATGCTGGACGCGAGCTGGCGTATCATCAGTGGTAACCAGAGTAGTGCGCAGATTCTCGGCGTTGCAGAAAGTGATCTCGTTGGACAATCACTACAACGCTGGTGTCTGGCGCAGGAATGGCCCACAATTGCGCAAGCGCTCCAGCGGGTAGCGAGTGGTTTGCCACAGCCACCGTTTACCGTTTCACTCCAGCGTCAATCAAAAGAGCTGGCGATTGTTGAGATGAATGCACAACGCCTGAACGTTGACGACCAGGCAATGATTGTTTGTGTCGGACGTGACCTTACCGAACGGCGTCGCCTGGAACAGCAACTCATTCAGTCGGATAAACTCTCGGCACTTGGCCAGTTAGTCGCCGGCGTTGCGCACGAATTAAACAACCCGCTGGCAAGCATCTCTGGTTATGCGCAATTACTGATGCGCAATCGCACTCTGCCGGAAGATGTTCGTGCCGACGTTGAACAGATTCGTCAACAAGCCGACCGTGCCAGTCGCATCGTGCGGAACCTGTTAATGTTTGCCCGTGAGCACAAACCAGAACGCCTGCTCGTCCAGATAAATGAGGTTGTGCAGAGCACGCTATCGTTACAAGCGTATCAGTTGCGAGTAGACAATATCACTGTCCAGCTCGAACTCGATCCGGAGTTGCCGCAAACGCTAGCCGATCCCCATCAGTTGCAGCAAGTGCTGCTCAATCTCATCACGAACGCTCGCCAGGCAATGAGTGAAAAAGGCTCCGGTGTCTTGACCATTCGCACCCGGAACTGTGAAACAGGTGACGGTTCGTTCATTGAAATTACCGTTAGTGACACCGGTATCGGTATTCCGGCCCAATATCTCGATAAGATTTTCAATCCGTTCTTCACCACGAAGCCGGTTGGTCAGGGTACCGGACTTGGTCTCTCGATCTGCTATGGCATCATTCAAGAGCACAAGGGCCAGATTTGGGTTGAAAGCCATGAGGGCATAGGCACAACGGTCTTCATCCGTCTGCCGGTGATCAGCACATCGATTACCGAAACATCATCACCAGAGCAACCATTAGAGATAGAGAGTGGCCCGCGTCAACGGGTATTAGTGGTCGATGACGAAGAAACCATTCGGCACATGCTGCAACGCCTGCTTGGTGAACTGGGTCATCAGACAACAACAGTTGGCGATGTCGATGCGGCAATGAAAGCGCTGGCAACCCAACCGTTCGATCTGGTGATTACCGATCTGCGAATGCCGCAAAAAAGTGGTTTTGATCTCAGCGAAGCGATTCGGCGCACGTATCCACACCTGGCCGAGCGTATCATTTTTATCAGCGGTGACACGCTTAGCACACTGAAACCAGAACAGAAAGAGCAACTCCGTGGTAAATTGCTCTCCAAACCGTTTTCAATTCCACAACTGGCCGAACTGTTGCGCAATCTCCCTCACCGGCAAACAAATTAA
- a CDS encoding MBL fold metallo-hydrolase codes for MQLRFLGTGTSMGVPVIGCDCPICTSSDPRHHRLRTSALIRSHGLTILIDAGPDFRIQALNAGLRRIDAVLLTHAHFDHVAGLDDLRPFCLRQGSLPVFGSARTLADVRQRFAYAFDDTSQGSSRPSITLHAVEEPFQIGPLTVVPIAVPHGTWMITAYRIGALGYVTDASTVPPSAVMALRGVRVLVLNALRAEPHPTHLSIAEAGRVAQEVGAQRTFLVHMTHSVDYRADYGLPPEVTFAYDGLEIEV; via the coding sequence ATGCAACTACGCTTTCTCGGCACCGGTACGTCGATGGGCGTTCCCGTTATCGGCTGCGATTGTCCAATTTGTACCTCTTCCGATCCTCGCCATCACCGGTTACGTACATCGGCGCTGATCCGCAGTCATGGTCTCACGATTCTGATCGATGCCGGCCCCGATTTTCGCATCCAGGCGCTGAATGCCGGTCTACGACGCATTGATGCGGTACTGTTGACCCACGCTCACTTCGATCACGTGGCTGGTCTCGATGATTTACGACCGTTCTGTTTGCGGCAGGGTTCACTGCCCGTTTTCGGCAGTGCGCGAACGCTGGCCGATGTACGACAGCGCTTTGCCTATGCGTTTGATGATACGTCACAGGGTTCTTCGCGCCCCTCGATTACCCTTCACGCTGTGGAAGAACCGTTTCAGATCGGGCCATTGACGGTTGTGCCGATTGCCGTTCCCCACGGTACCTGGATGATTACTGCCTATCGGATTGGTGCTCTTGGGTATGTAACCGACGCCAGTACGGTACCGCCATCCGCTGTTATGGCACTCCGTGGTGTGCGAGTTTTAGTCCTTAATGCGCTGCGTGCTGAGCCACATCCAACCCATCTCTCGATTGCCGAGGCGGGTCGGGTGGCACAAGAAGTCGGCGCTCAACGCACGTTTCTGGTTCATATGACCCATTCTGTTGATTATCGAGCCGACTATGGCCTGCCGCCTGAGGTGACCTTCGCCTACGATGGCCTTGAGATTGAGGTTTGA
- a CDS encoding glycosyltransferase family 4 protein, whose amino-acid sequence MIRFAIDARLHAYRQGGITHYTRSLATAMIPLLGDDEELIVLEHVRARTSLVTAARRSRLFTPPHHPLEQLALPVEVWFRRPSLLHSPDFIPPLIRTFPSVITIHDLAFLHFPEILDRAARRYYGQIYQAAASAEAIIAVSQATRDDIVDRLGVPPERITVIYEAADARFRPWHLPPGATRTIDGQMLRNDTFLLFVSTIEPRKNIPTLLRALRICCDRRPSVNYHLVLAGARGWLDQPILSLIGELGLQDRVTRIGFVSGEDLHWLYAACRIYLNPSRYEGFGLPALEALACGAPTIVADTSSLPEVVGDAAWLAPPLDPIAWADLIEKLWHDDSARKELSRRGPQQAARFSWTTAAQQTLALYRQLIRRF is encoded by the coding sequence ATGATTCGTTTTGCAATCGATGCCCGCTTACACGCCTACCGTCAGGGTGGTATTACCCACTACACGCGCAGTCTGGCGACAGCCATGATCCCGTTGCTCGGTGATGATGAGGAGTTGATCGTTTTGGAGCACGTCCGTGCCCGTACCTCGCTCGTTACTGCGGCACGCCGGAGCCGGTTGTTCACCCCACCGCATCATCCACTCGAGCAGCTCGCGTTACCAGTCGAAGTCTGGTTTCGTCGCCCCTCGCTGCTGCATAGCCCCGATTTTATTCCACCTTTGATCCGTACCTTCCCATCAGTCATTACCATTCACGATCTCGCATTTCTGCACTTTCCAGAAATCCTCGACCGGGCAGCACGGCGCTACTATGGTCAGATTTATCAGGCTGCTGCCAGCGCCGAGGCAATTATTGCGGTATCGCAGGCGACTCGTGATGATATTGTTGATCGGCTAGGGGTACCACCCGAACGAATCACGGTCATTTATGAAGCAGCCGATGCCCGTTTTCGTCCCTGGCACCTTCCTCCAGGTGCAACGCGAACGATAGATGGTCAGATGCTGAGAAACGATACGTTCTTGCTCTTTGTCAGCACCATCGAACCGCGCAAGAATATTCCTACGCTGCTGCGCGCTCTGCGCATCTGTTGTGATCGCCGACCATCGGTCAATTATCACCTGGTGCTGGCCGGTGCACGTGGCTGGCTTGATCAACCGATTTTGTCACTGATCGGTGAATTGGGTTTGCAGGATCGGGTCACCCGGATTGGCTTCGTTAGTGGTGAGGATCTGCACTGGTTGTATGCAGCCTGCCGTATCTATTTGAATCCATCGCGTTACGAAGGGTTTGGATTACCGGCCCTTGAGGCCCTGGCCTGCGGTGCGCCAACTATCGTCGCCGATACCAGCAGCCTGCCCGAAGTGGTTGGTGACGCCGCCTGGCTGGCACCGCCACTCGATCCAATTGCCTGGGCCGATCTGATCGAGAAACTCTGGCACGACGACTCGGCGCGGAAGGAACTCTCCCGGCGTGGGCCACAACAGGCGGCACGCTTTTCATGGACAACGGCGGCACAACAGACATTAGCCCTCTACCGCCAGTTAATCAGACGATTCTGA
- a CDS encoding ATP-binding protein produces the protein MSRLIGELQKQLKYQIIGPFLLLAIVVAIVGLTIVAFFLARQQQDRFDNELAAATRTVSDAFLAQEQANLNFLREVAFAQRNESINAPAVADAFYENNVEGLRLALEPFFLQGTRRSDVRLDRLMAFDRSGRTIVDFERPPLAGEETYITHDSIDLSSAWFTSRILNGEADERGDKYAGLIQFSNTQTLYLATIAPVRRGNEVVGGLIVAIRIDNLLNTVVQQSRLDGIILYDQEGNLIATTFSSQARPAPLRQELVSQVKANPDPYGQTLFTIETINGVEYQFAYVPLTIRGGRAGIMATARTREEVLLTWNNISPLLVLITFSLGLGIAVLGLWVARRITRPLEELAETASAIVNGDLQRRASVNTQNEIGVLARQFNRMTEYLIELLAQVRAEARQRTAIVESITDGIIFIDVHGEIRSINRATRRLLGLSDDTALPKRLSDLPLEPLTEGIPGFGDQRAQNLYTLGDYIVRLSVEDVREDDGHLLGYVAVLQDLTEEVMVDRAKTNFIGTISHELRTPLTVIRGNADLLARGLAGPLEDEQKSFVEAIRLQANNMTNLISNVITIANLDSGSLKSTLEPIEVQRPIEDAIWQTQGQIKAKGLRLEVEIPKKLPKVLADFDHVRTIMLQLLDNARRYTSAGTITVRVMPQPDTLRIEVSDTGRGIPPNLHQQIFERFFRGDGTSEGINSSERGIGLGLAICKQLIERLGGTIGVESAPGQGSTFFFTLRYADDTATPEKPATGLESAA, from the coding sequence ATGAGTCGGCTGATTGGCGAGCTGCAAAAACAGCTCAAATACCAGATTATCGGCCCCTTCCTCCTCCTTGCGATTGTGGTAGCAATCGTAGGATTGACGATTGTCGCTTTTTTTCTCGCCCGTCAACAACAGGATCGCTTTGACAACGAGCTGGCCGCAGCAACTCGCACGGTTAGCGATGCCTTTCTTGCTCAGGAACAGGCGAATCTCAACTTTTTACGCGAAGTAGCTTTCGCCCAGCGCAACGAGAGCATCAATGCACCGGCAGTGGCCGACGCATTCTATGAAAACAACGTTGAAGGTTTGCGGCTCGCCCTCGAACCTTTCTTCCTGCAAGGTACCCGTCGCAGTGATGTCCGCCTTGACCGGTTGATGGCATTTGACCGCAGCGGTCGCACGATTGTCGATTTTGAGCGGCCACCGCTCGCCGGTGAAGAGACATATATTACTCATGACTCAATTGATCTCAGCAGTGCCTGGTTTACGTCACGCATCCTCAATGGTGAGGCCGATGAGCGTGGTGATAAATACGCCGGCCTGATCCAGTTTAGCAATACGCAGACGCTCTACCTGGCAACTATCGCACCGGTACGACGGGGTAATGAGGTGGTTGGCGGCCTGATCGTAGCAATTCGTATCGATAACCTGCTCAACACCGTTGTACAACAATCCCGATTAGATGGAATCATTCTCTACGATCAGGAAGGAAATCTGATAGCCACTACCTTTAGCAGTCAGGCGCGACCTGCACCGCTGCGGCAAGAGCTGGTTTCACAGGTTAAAGCCAATCCTGATCCATATGGACAAACCCTCTTCACCATCGAAACGATCAATGGTGTCGAGTATCAATTTGCTTATGTACCGTTAACCATCCGTGGGGGACGTGCTGGTATCATGGCAACAGCCCGTACCCGCGAAGAGGTGCTGTTAACGTGGAACAATATCAGCCCATTGCTGGTACTGATCACCTTCAGCTTAGGCCTGGGCATTGCCGTACTCGGTTTGTGGGTAGCCCGTCGCATTACCCGCCCCCTCGAAGAACTGGCGGAAACAGCCAGTGCCATCGTGAACGGCGATCTGCAACGACGTGCGTCAGTGAATACGCAGAACGAGATTGGTGTGTTGGCTCGACAATTCAATCGAATGACCGAGTACCTGATTGAATTACTTGCCCAGGTACGTGCCGAAGCTCGCCAGCGCACTGCAATCGTCGAAAGTATCACCGACGGTATTATCTTTATTGATGTCCATGGCGAGATTCGTTCTATTAATCGCGCTACACGCCGCCTGCTTGGTTTGAGTGATGATACAGCCCTACCCAAACGCCTCAGTGATCTACCGCTCGAACCACTGACTGAAGGTATTCCGGGCTTTGGCGATCAACGTGCCCAAAATCTCTATACCCTTGGCGATTATATTGTTCGGCTGTCAGTCGAAGATGTACGTGAAGATGATGGGCATCTGTTAGGGTATGTCGCCGTCTTGCAAGACCTCACCGAAGAGGTGATGGTCGACCGGGCAAAAACAAACTTTATCGGTACAATTTCCCACGAGCTTCGCACTCCACTCACGGTCATTCGTGGGAACGCCGATCTGCTGGCGCGTGGTCTGGCCGGACCACTCGAAGATGAACAGAAGAGCTTCGTTGAAGCAATTCGGTTGCAGGCAAACAACATGACAAACCTGATTAGCAATGTCATCACCATTGCTAATCTCGACTCTGGTTCACTGAAATCCACTCTCGAACCGATTGAGGTGCAGCGGCCAATCGAAGATGCAATCTGGCAGACGCAAGGACAGATCAAAGCAAAGGGATTGCGGCTTGAAGTTGAAATACCAAAGAAGTTGCCAAAGGTCCTGGCCGATTTCGATCATGTCCGCACCATCATGCTTCAGTTGCTTGACAATGCCCGGCGTTATACGAGTGCCGGTACTATCACCGTTCGTGTTATGCCTCAACCTGATACATTGCGGATTGAGGTTAGTGATACAGGGCGTGGCATCCCACCCAACTTGCATCAACAAATCTTCGAGCGCTTCTTTCGCGGTGATGGGACAAGTGAGGGGATTAATTCCAGCGAACGTGGCATTGGATTGGGCTTAGCTATTTGCAAGCAACTGATCGAGCGTCTAGGGGGGACGATCGGCGTCGAGAGTGCGCCAGGTCAGGGAAGTACGTTCTTCTTCACATTACGGTACGCCGATGATACCGCCACTCCTGAAAAACCAGCAACCGGCCTGGAATCGGCTGCTTGA
- a CDS encoding carbohydrate kinase family protein, with amino-acid sequence MEAETRRIVTTLGDINVDLGFLLPHFPREGDDNPAMAVHWGGGGAGLNMAVAVGRLGAIPYLIGRVGNDLAGSFALQTARTHGVQVSTVQVDPGAATGLCGIVVTPGGQRSFLSFRGANVFCDASTITPSLIRSSRLLLIGSHALLDDPQRSAALQAMELAIEQRCPIVLDLCLPAIRVARRLIVRLLPQLWLLTMNEDELRALLPGQSIAQALDSLLSAGVQHVAIKRGAQGCSVANNQGRRLDVLPPAVSVVDTTACGDAFSAAYAWALIHGLDLSQSATLANLVGALTATRHGAVEAIPAADEIRSRLNVTIADRLWPSVP; translated from the coding sequence ATGGAAGCGGAAACGCGGCGAATTGTGACGACGCTGGGCGACATCAATGTCGATCTCGGCTTTTTGTTGCCGCACTTTCCTCGCGAAGGCGACGACAATCCGGCGATGGCGGTACATTGGGGTGGGGGTGGTGCCGGTCTCAATATGGCAGTTGCGGTTGGGCGGTTGGGAGCTATTCCCTATTTGATTGGTCGGGTTGGGAATGATCTGGCCGGCTCGTTTGCGCTACAGACGGCACGCACCCATGGTGTGCAGGTCAGTACAGTCCAGGTTGATCCGGGCGCTGCTACCGGTTTATGTGGTATTGTGGTGACCCCTGGCGGTCAGCGCAGTTTTCTGAGCTTTCGCGGTGCAAATGTCTTTTGTGATGCCTCTACAATTACGCCTTCGCTCATCCGCTCAAGTCGTTTGCTGCTGATTGGATCGCACGCCCTACTTGATGATCCACAGCGTTCAGCCGCACTTCAGGCAATGGAACTGGCAATCGAGCAGCGTTGCCCAATTGTGCTTGATCTTTGTTTGCCGGCGATTCGTGTTGCCCGCCGCTTAATCGTGCGGCTCTTACCACAGTTGTGGCTCCTGACCATGAATGAAGATGAACTGCGGGCCTTGTTGCCGGGTCAGAGTATTGCCCAGGCACTTGATAGCTTGCTGAGCGCCGGTGTGCAGCATGTGGCGATCAAACGTGGTGCCCAGGGGTGTAGTGTCGCCAACAATCAGGGACGCCGACTCGATGTTTTGCCGCCTGCGGTGTCAGTCGTTGATACGACAGCATGCGGTGATGCGTTTAGCGCTGCGTATGCCTGGGCATTGATCCACGGTCTCGATCTGTCGCAAAGTGCAACGCTTGCTAATCTGGTCGGTGCGCTAACAGCGACGCGCCACGGTGCAGTTGAGGCAATTCCTGCAGCAGACGAGATTCGGAGTCGGTTGAATGTCACTATCGCTGATCGCTTGTGGCCGTCTGTACCGTAA